The Antennarius striatus isolate MH-2024 chromosome 8, ASM4005453v1, whole genome shotgun sequence nucleotide sequence CCAAGAGCAGAAAAAGTATCTTTGCAAATTTGAGGGCTGCGGCCTCGAGTTCAGGAAGAACAAACAGCTGAAGTCCCATGTGTGTGAGCAGCACAGCCAGCTACCCCCATATCAGTGTACTTACGAAGGATGCCAAATGCGATTCACTTTCCCCAGCAGATTGAAGCGGCACGAGAAGGTCCATAGAGGGTATCCATGCAAGGAGGAAGACTGTAGATTCACAGGAAAGACCTGGACAGAGTATCTGAAGCACAGGACGGAGCAGCACACTGTGATGCTGAAATGCGACCAGTGCAAGAAGGTGTTTAGGAACTTGTGGTTCTTGCAGCAACACCGTCATGTCCATTCTGCAGTGCGCATGGTTCTTCGTTGCCCTAGAGATGGCTGCACCCGGTCATTCACCACCGTTTTCAACTTGCAGAGCCACATCAGCTCCTTCCATGAAGGGCTGCGACCCTTCACCTGCACCCAAACAGGTTGTGGAAAGACCTTCTCTATGAAACAGAGCCTTCAGCGTCACAGCATTGTTCATGATCCAGGAAGGAAGACCTTGAAAAAGTCTCGAGCTAAAAGATCTCTTGCTTCTAAGTTAAGTGggtacaaagaaagaaagaaagtgataTGTAAAAAGCAGAGGCAGGATGAATGTCTCAGCGACTCTCTGCAAGCAGATCCA carries:
- the gtf3aa gene encoding general transcription factor IIIAa, which translates into the protein MAQKTEPYRRFICSFPDCSAAYNKQWKLDAHLCKHTGVKPFTCDRSGCGKSFTSSYHLARHDLTHSGVKPFHCTLDGCKETFTTNANRTRHLNNIHNQEQKKYLCKFEGCGLEFRKNKQLKSHVCEQHSQLPPYQCTYEGCQMRFTFPSRLKRHEKVHRGYPCKEEDCRFTGKTWTEYLKHRTEQHTVMLKCDQCKKVFRNLWFLQQHRHVHSAVRMVLRCPRDGCTRSFTTVFNLQSHISSFHEGLRPFTCTQTGCGKTFSMKQSLQRHSIVHDPGRKTLKKSRAKRSLASKLSGYKERKKVICKKQRQDECLSDSLQADPPGPVELVSLLQDTSLLCNPAVDTHGLTDVLTTPLIM